One genomic segment of Bremerella alba includes these proteins:
- a CDS encoding sensor histidine kinase, producing MTSHKTESTSTDRSPPSRQLRDEKLKSLKRLAYGASHEINNPLANVASRAQALLVGETDPDRRHELATIYAQAMRGHEMIADLMLFARPPQPQLGECTLSEIASEAVEQMFPLAKMQETELNLIAAEQDIRLTADANLLTLATCALVRNALEAIKSGGKIEVTLATDHDVATIAVQDDGPGILDEHTAIVFDPFHSGREAGRGLGFGLTKCWTIAQAHGGDTYVDTAYGPGARIVLEIPLSPKTKLESE from the coding sequence ATGACTTCCCACAAAACGGAATCCACTTCGACAGACCGCTCACCCCCGAGCCGTCAGCTGCGCGACGAGAAACTGAAAAGCCTGAAACGCCTGGCCTACGGCGCCAGTCACGAGATCAACAATCCACTGGCCAACGTCGCCAGCCGGGCCCAGGCCCTGCTAGTTGGTGAGACCGATCCTGATCGTCGGCATGAACTGGCCACCATTTATGCCCAAGCAATGCGTGGGCACGAGATGATCGCCGACCTGATGCTTTTCGCGCGACCACCGCAGCCTCAGCTGGGCGAATGCACCTTGAGCGAGATTGCCTCCGAGGCGGTTGAGCAAATGTTTCCGCTGGCGAAAATGCAAGAGACCGAACTCAATCTGATTGCGGCCGAGCAAGATATTCGCCTGACAGCCGATGCCAACTTACTCACGCTGGCAACTTGTGCGCTAGTTCGCAATGCGTTGGAAGCTATTAAGAGCGGCGGGAAAATCGAAGTCACGTTAGCAACCGATCACGACGTCGCAACCATCGCGGTGCAAGACGATGGTCCTGGTATCTTAGATGAGCACACGGCGATCGTTTTCGATCCGTTTCATAGCGGGCGTGAAGCAGGCCGAGGCCTGGGCTTTGGCTTAACCAAATGCTGGACAATCGCCCAGGCCCACGGGGGCGATACCTACGTCGA